One Acutalibacter muris DNA window includes the following coding sequences:
- a CDS encoding EscU/YscU/HrcU family type III secretion system export apparatus switch protein, with amino-acid sequence MSTSRSDEPRPTRQRAVALQYGVSDSAPVIVAAGMGHLAEKILDVAQENGVPIYEDNSLATILSQLNLGQQIPEELYRAVVEIYVYFLNFDFNRQSQGLRQLRSLIPGGGRSHPQEESGGETGSPGGSNPPEN; translated from the coding sequence GTGTCGACGTCAAGGTCTGATGAACCCCGGCCCACCCGCCAGCGGGCGGTGGCTTTGCAGTACGGCGTAAGCGATTCTGCGCCGGTGATAGTGGCCGCCGGCATGGGCCATCTGGCGGAAAAAATCCTGGACGTGGCCCAGGAAAACGGCGTGCCCATATACGAGGACAACTCCCTTGCCACCATCCTGTCCCAGCTGAACCTTGGGCAGCAGATACCCGAGGAGCTGTACCGGGCGGTGGTGGAGATATACGTGTACTTTTTAAACTTCGACTTTAACCGCCAGTCCCAGGGGCTCAGGCAGCTTCGCAGCCTGATACCGGGCGGGGGCCGTTCTCACCCGCAAGAGGAGTCCGGCGGAGAAACCGGCAGTCCCGGGGGCAGTAACCCCCCGGAGAATTAG
- a CDS encoding PilZ domain-containing protein gives MLFFKKKEKAAKNATLCVLLDSNTSRVLARGYLEGPADGLNMQINVTEGDAMAVVSTDHVQIVPADEEMSPKLGHVIHYQGTRLVLEPLRELVGNTVRANLRMPVDFDTFIYPTDGTPGRWRARGNDLSCGGISFYTQGVFQVGDIIEIVVPITRGGPLLLGCELLRTNVMDDGSRFYAAKFTEVLNEQESMLREAVFNVQLKSIQRSRR, from the coding sequence ATGTTGTTTTTTAAGAAAAAGGAGAAGGCGGCCAAAAACGCCACCCTCTGCGTGCTGCTGGACAGCAACACCTCCCGGGTGCTGGCCCGGGGGTATCTGGAGGGGCCCGCCGACGGCCTTAATATGCAGATAAACGTCACCGAAGGGGACGCCATGGCCGTGGTCAGCACCGATCATGTACAGATAGTCCCCGCCGACGAGGAGATGAGCCCAAAGCTGGGCCATGTTATACACTATCAGGGCACCCGTCTGGTGCTGGAGCCCCTTAGGGAGCTTGTGGGGAACACCGTGCGCGCCAACCTTAGGATGCCGGTGGACTTCGATACCTTTATCTATCCCACCGACGGAACCCCCGGCCGCTGGCGGGCCCGGGGCAACGACCTGAGCTGCGGGGGCATAAGCTTCTATACCCAGGGCGTGTTCCAGGTGGGGGACATAATAGAGATCGTGGTGCCCATCACCCGGGGCGGGCCGCTGCTTTTAGGCTGCGAGCTGCTGCGCACCAATGTGATGGACGACGGCTCCCGGTTCTACGCGGCAAAATTCACCGAGGTCTTAAACGAGCAGGAGAGTATGCTAAGAGAGGCCGTTTTCAACGTGCAGCTGAAAAGCATACAGCGCTCAAGGCGGTAA
- a CDS encoding S-layer homology domain-containing protein, protein MLKLTKKLIKRTVAMVLCALLLLGAVPLDLLPGASAASWADPYMDRLKQYGVMVGGRPNDRITRAEMAAVLNRAFGFRRTGPIPFTDVSKKAWYYNDIVVSYNEGILSGTSRTTASPKAAVTREQALALLGRCLRYQENAGEVTDFTDGKNFSNWSSIYVRSALLAGIISSTSGNFRPKSAATRGEIAVMLSKAMGELVSSSGVTELGGVFGNVTVNAPNVTLRNTTIAGDLYLTGGVGLGNVILDNVKVLGRIIVAGGGEGESGEASVLLNNVTARQLVVDPATGQYVSLRALGNTDIPETLVRSNAYIQDDVRNNNMGLRKVIFEEPPEGKFTIAGNMKDVTNKAPGSHLIVGDTGTGSVTKITVDEEAVNSFVDLEINASVDDIKLDTSATITGTGDIGHIDVGANGCTSEILPDTLTVRPGVVTEIAGMTGIDSEKAKELSQEPRLLEGYPKAKNIAPTSADAYFSTNKAGTLYWALTDNAKGPLTDADVETLVEQPAYGSGFRKMGTIDIDSSKKEFLLPITELTQGGTYYISATLVDAHGRRSHVKSQRITTPDGTVPAMASRDYPSITDATPTRNEENAGWDFSEIANLQATVMANKSCDLYYVLLAAGSTAPSTGELLSAAFPSPYGYGRLHLIKNTLDSFKVTEIDMDLDGTPDGLGQVKEKTSYDLYYWLTDANGEQSSQVQKVTVTTKDVTPPEFTMGEMFQSDTKATSVTLSNTVDEDATVYWVAVPSGDPYPKADPEVYPNTDPWREFLKTEAAKIQVAAGVGTSQSQAGKVNAKANTQFNITISRLQPESAYDVYYLAQDSANNYSQVIGMYTAHTLDETPPSASLRFESYPAESPETPYAYSTIDVVFSEAIRYRQPANAPVIYSELRLIELYNKYRTATPADKAKAEEEYVGALRDTIILCDSSGQAVPVRDWDQQSDRTDWVVDYRNVQVLQDGKNMVVSFVNDPSEPSKSALNLESGAQYFFHLQNITDDSQSRNQMGEQDMDAFTTVSARVGISKLDDLDLNAFKIGRDENGNPITSDEPVYVYNDINNKRDGTDKISADIAFTADPRSTGTAANGVKWDMIFWFDRDVEFMLFTRIHGDENSKWVPVGVDENGDPGILKITVPATAKNYAGVSVIKNLTSNGTSVSIPQYHDINEPYTLGMLDGGLNDATENQYDFALYFTKVGDRTDRSSFDQLINGQVTFVTGGAASLRDFRPANVDSYNNLRQGKTLITDITWPNKDSDLLDPRTRLLTKQFEDGREPVLVSSYPRFSPTSSGVTAWFALNTPGTIHYVLAPQTAGGENFVVTPQKNNASGRAENISYDEILEKIPECGINGPIGHQYTMASNLSIMERMFPDDFTIPSTDANGNEISIPNPDMAAYKFDSPITTNVTNVDFSDVSSDDLVHDSLEANKAEKGFKISGLRADTEYLMYLVTTTGNSDIYSPVTVYRFKTLPMVKPTITTQATGANATINTDQNGTNLVYKLIPYDSTMNQAFRETFATGDHVTSVFDLSYRGKPSSKYVGTTRINYEDSRFTVLDAMLETVTVDGKQQSLFDRCASESLKESIANLIDGTVADGASSLGKVENTIDDSINFMCDEVWTDMGDSTYCLIAYGYCGTKTNMSDKSFSAIQPINKRKEQIQVTIGNGLDYDPDTKQISGTLSFAFTDALHFFNTQTRERIPLYNTPIIPGTPTGNSSQSIQNYLVVSKTVSSYVDFVGASPNNEGQELHSVTLDFSNVTASSFTVTLNGTFSGKTSEERTDTLTLRVRVNTSTQRVEVSATTGQSWLKTPIVN, encoded by the coding sequence ATGCTCAAACTTACGAAAAAGCTTATAAAACGCACCGTGGCCATGGTCCTGTGCGCCCTGCTCCTTTTAGGCGCGGTGCCCCTGGACCTTCTGCCGGGGGCCTCGGCTGCCTCCTGGGCCGACCCGTATATGGACCGGCTCAAGCAATACGGCGTTATGGTGGGCGGCCGCCCCAACGACAGGATAACCCGGGCCGAGATGGCCGCGGTCCTGAACCGCGCCTTCGGTTTCCGGCGCACCGGGCCCATACCCTTTACCGATGTGTCAAAAAAGGCCTGGTACTATAACGACATCGTTGTCTCCTATAACGAGGGGATACTCTCGGGCACCAGCCGCACCACGGCCTCGCCCAAGGCCGCCGTCACCCGCGAGCAGGCCCTTGCCCTTCTGGGCCGCTGCCTGCGCTATCAGGAGAACGCGGGAGAGGTCACCGATTTCACCGACGGCAAGAATTTCAGCAACTGGAGCTCCATCTATGTGCGCTCCGCCCTTCTTGCCGGGATAATCAGCAGCACCAGCGGCAATTTCCGCCCAAAGAGCGCCGCCACCCGCGGCGAGATTGCCGTCATGCTCTCCAAGGCCATGGGCGAGCTGGTGAGCTCCTCCGGGGTCACGGAGCTTGGGGGCGTGTTCGGCAACGTTACCGTGAACGCGCCCAACGTCACCCTTAGGAACACCACCATCGCCGGCGACCTGTACCTTACCGGCGGCGTGGGCCTTGGAAACGTGATTTTGGACAACGTCAAGGTGCTGGGCCGCATCATCGTGGCCGGCGGCGGCGAGGGCGAGAGCGGCGAGGCCAGCGTGCTGCTCAACAACGTCACGGCCCGCCAGCTGGTGGTGGACCCCGCCACGGGCCAGTACGTGTCCCTTAGGGCCCTTGGCAACACCGACATTCCCGAGACCCTGGTGCGGTCCAACGCCTACATACAGGACGACGTGCGCAACAACAATATGGGCCTTAGAAAGGTCATCTTCGAGGAACCCCCCGAGGGCAAGTTCACCATCGCCGGGAACATGAAGGACGTGACCAACAAGGCCCCCGGCTCCCACCTGATAGTGGGCGACACGGGCACCGGGTCCGTCACCAAGATCACTGTTGACGAGGAGGCGGTGAACTCCTTTGTGGACCTGGAGATAAACGCCTCTGTGGACGATATCAAGCTGGACACCTCGGCCACCATCACCGGCACCGGCGACATAGGCCATATCGACGTGGGCGCCAACGGCTGCACCTCCGAGATACTCCCAGACACCCTGACCGTGCGCCCCGGCGTGGTCACCGAGATTGCCGGCATGACGGGCATCGACTCTGAGAAGGCCAAGGAGCTCTCTCAGGAGCCCAGGCTTCTGGAGGGCTATCCCAAGGCCAAAAACATCGCCCCCACCAGCGCCGACGCGTACTTCTCCACCAACAAGGCCGGCACCCTCTACTGGGCGCTGACAGACAACGCCAAGGGGCCCCTGACCGACGCCGACGTCGAAACCCTGGTGGAGCAGCCCGCCTACGGCTCCGGCTTTAGGAAAATGGGCACGATAGATATCGACTCCTCCAAAAAGGAGTTCCTGCTGCCAATTACCGAGCTGACCCAGGGCGGGACCTACTACATCTCGGCCACCCTGGTGGACGCCCACGGCCGCAGGAGTCATGTGAAGTCCCAGCGCATCACGACCCCCGACGGCACCGTTCCCGCCATGGCCAGCCGCGACTACCCCTCCATCACCGACGCCACTCCCACCCGCAACGAGGAGAACGCCGGCTGGGACTTCTCCGAGATAGCGAATCTGCAGGCCACGGTCATGGCCAACAAGAGCTGCGACCTGTACTACGTGCTCCTGGCCGCCGGCAGCACCGCCCCCAGCACCGGCGAGCTGCTGTCCGCCGCCTTCCCCAGCCCCTACGGCTATGGGCGGCTGCACCTGATAAAGAACACTCTGGACTCCTTCAAGGTCACGGAGATTGACATGGATCTGGACGGCACGCCCGACGGCCTGGGCCAGGTCAAGGAAAAGACCAGCTATGACCTGTACTACTGGCTGACGGACGCCAACGGCGAGCAGAGCTCACAGGTGCAGAAGGTCACGGTCACCACCAAGGACGTGACCCCGCCCGAGTTCACCATGGGCGAGATGTTCCAGTCCGACACCAAGGCCACCTCCGTGACACTGAGCAATACCGTTGACGAGGACGCGACGGTCTACTGGGTGGCCGTGCCCAGCGGCGACCCCTACCCGAAAGCGGACCCGGAGGTCTATCCCAACACCGACCCCTGGCGCGAGTTCCTGAAGACGGAGGCCGCGAAGATACAGGTGGCCGCCGGGGTGGGCACCTCCCAGTCCCAGGCGGGCAAGGTGAACGCCAAGGCCAACACCCAGTTCAACATCACCATCTCCCGCCTTCAGCCCGAGAGCGCCTATGACGTGTACTACCTGGCCCAGGACAGCGCCAACAACTACTCCCAGGTCATAGGTATGTACACCGCCCATACCCTGGACGAGACGCCGCCCTCGGCGAGCCTGCGCTTTGAGAGCTACCCGGCGGAGAGCCCCGAGACCCCCTACGCCTACTCCACCATCGACGTGGTGTTCAGCGAGGCCATACGCTACCGCCAGCCCGCCAACGCGCCTGTAATATACAGCGAGCTGCGTCTGATAGAGCTGTATAATAAGTACAGAACCGCCACCCCGGCGGATAAGGCCAAGGCCGAGGAGGAGTATGTGGGGGCCCTTAGGGACACAATAATCCTCTGCGACTCCTCGGGCCAGGCTGTCCCGGTGCGCGACTGGGACCAGCAGAGTGACCGCACCGACTGGGTGGTGGACTACCGCAACGTGCAGGTCCTCCAGGACGGCAAAAACATGGTGGTCAGCTTCGTAAACGACCCCAGCGAGCCCTCCAAGTCCGCTTTGAACCTGGAGAGCGGCGCCCAGTATTTCTTCCACCTTCAGAACATTACCGATGATTCCCAGTCCCGCAACCAGATGGGCGAACAGGACATGGACGCGTTCACCACGGTGTCGGCCCGGGTGGGGATCAGTAAGCTGGACGATTTGGATCTGAATGCCTTTAAGATCGGAAGGGATGAAAACGGCAATCCAATAACCAGCGATGAGCCTGTCTATGTGTACAACGACATAAACAACAAGCGGGACGGAACCGACAAGATTTCCGCGGATATCGCCTTCACCGCCGACCCGCGCTCTACCGGCACTGCGGCCAACGGCGTCAAATGGGACATGATCTTCTGGTTTGACCGGGATGTGGAGTTCATGCTGTTTACCCGCATACACGGCGACGAGAACAGCAAGTGGGTGCCTGTGGGCGTAGATGAAAACGGCGATCCGGGCATACTGAAGATAACCGTGCCCGCCACCGCAAAGAACTACGCCGGAGTAAGCGTTATAAAGAATCTGACCAGCAACGGCACCAGCGTGTCCATACCCCAGTACCACGACATCAACGAGCCCTATACCCTGGGTATGCTGGACGGCGGCCTTAACGACGCCACTGAGAACCAGTATGACTTCGCCCTATACTTTACAAAGGTGGGCGACCGCACGGACCGCTCCAGCTTTGACCAGCTGATAAACGGCCAGGTCACCTTCGTCACCGGCGGCGCGGCCTCCCTTCGGGACTTCCGGCCCGCCAACGTGGACTCCTACAATAACCTGCGCCAGGGCAAGACCCTGATAACCGACATCACCTGGCCCAATAAGGACAGCGACCTTCTTGACCCCCGCACACGCCTTTTGACAAAGCAGTTTGAGGACGGCCGCGAGCCGGTGCTGGTGTCCTCTTATCCCCGGTTTTCACCCACCTCCAGCGGCGTTACCGCTTGGTTCGCCCTGAACACCCCGGGCACCATACATTACGTGCTGGCCCCGCAGACCGCCGGCGGCGAGAACTTTGTGGTGACCCCCCAGAAGAACAATGCCAGCGGCCGGGCCGAGAATATCTCCTACGACGAGATTTTGGAGAAAATACCTGAATGCGGTATCAACGGGCCCATCGGGCACCAGTACACCATGGCCTCTAATCTTAGCATTATGGAGCGGATGTTCCCCGACGACTTCACAATTCCCTCAACGGACGCCAATGGGAATGAAATCTCTATTCCCAACCCGGACATGGCCGCTTACAAGTTCGACTCGCCCATCACCACCAACGTCACCAACGTGGACTTCAGCGACGTTTCCAGCGACGACTTGGTCCACGACTCCCTCGAAGCGAACAAGGCGGAAAAGGGATTCAAAATATCCGGCCTGCGGGCTGACACCGAGTACCTGATGTACCTTGTCACCACCACCGGCAACTCCGACATCTACTCGCCGGTAACGGTGTACCGCTTTAAGACACTGCCGATGGTGAAGCCCACTATCACCACCCAGGCCACAGGGGCAAACGCCACTATCAACACGGACCAGAACGGCACCAACCTGGTCTATAAGCTTATCCCCTATGATTCCACCATGAACCAGGCTTTCCGTGAGACCTTCGCTACCGGCGACCATGTAACCTCAGTGTTTGACCTGTCATACAGAGGAAAGCCTTCGTCCAAGTACGTGGGGACTACCCGCATAAATTACGAGGACTCCCGGTTCACCGTTCTTGACGCTATGCTGGAGACGGTCACGGTCGACGGCAAACAGCAGTCACTGTTTGACAGGTGCGCAAGCGAATCCTTAAAGGAATCTATTGCCAACCTCATAGACGGCACAGTTGCCGACGGCGCCTCCTCTCTTGGCAAAGTTGAAAACACAATAGACGACAGTATCAACTTTATGTGCGACGAGGTCTGGACGGACATGGGCGACAGCACCTACTGCCTTATCGCTTACGGTTACTGCGGCACGAAGACCAATATGTCCGACAAGTCCTTTAGTGCCATACAGCCCATCAACAAGCGCAAGGAGCAGATACAGGTGACTATTGGCAACGGCTTGGACTACGACCCGGATACAAAACAAATAAGCGGTACGTTGTCCTTTGCCTTTACCGATGCCCTGCATTTCTTCAACACACAGACCAGGGAGAGGATCCCCCTCTATAATACCCCCATAATTCCCGGCACCCCCACAGGCAACTCCAGCCAGAGCATACAGAACTATCTGGTGGTATCGAAAACGGTGTCCAGTTATGTAGACTTTGTCGGAGCCTCGCCCAACAACGAGGGCCAGGAGCTCCATTCGGTCACTCTTGATTTCAGCAATGTGACCGCCTCCAGCTTTACTGTTACCCTAAACGGCACCTTCTCAGGCAAGACCTCTGAGGAGAGGACCGACACCCTTACCCTTCGGGTGCGCGTCAACACCAGCACCCAGCGGGTGGAGGTCAGCGCCACCACCGGCCAATCCTGGCTGAAAACGCCAATCGTAAACTAA
- a CDS encoding elongation factor G, translated as MTQYSEKNIINLAVAGHGGAGKTTLSEAMLYLSGASDRRGKVGDGNTVCDYDPEEIRRKASIAAAVAPLEWRGKKINLLDAPGFFDFEGGMCEAMRAADTALIVVSGKDGPSVGTEKAVAAAEKRGLSKIFFVNGLCDESARFYRVFEDLKAQFGPSVCPVVVPFIEGDQANIYVNLLEYRAYDYSGGKPVQVAIPDMGDRLEGLRTAIYEAVAETDDALFEKYFAGEEFTPEEVIVGVSKGVKSGTITPVFCGDAILMRGMEQFLDGLTWLAPSAADHAGEIGMDPDGNPVELTVSSDGAAAAIVFKTVADPFIGKLSYIKVIAGKISTETQLINMRTGASERVGKTVMLTGKKQEDVKYIGAGDIGALPKLSTTNTGDTLCAPARKVTLDGVNYPGAALSMAIVPKKKGEEDKVAQGMLRLSEEDPTLHFSTNNETHELIISGLGEQHLEVAVTKLKTKFGVEVTLKDPKVPYRETIRKTVQVQGRHKKQTGGHGQFGDVWIEFSPCDSDGLEFSERVVGGSVPKGFFPAVEKGLRECIVKGPLAGYPVVGLSAVLYDGSYHPVDSSEMAFKTAASIAYRDGLPKANPVLLEPIGHLKATVPDGNMGDVMGEVNKRRGRVLGMEPAGAGRQTVDAEVPMAEMHDFSTFMRQSTQGRGSFTFEFERYEEAPAMVAQKVIEQAKAEAGEG; from the coding sequence ATGACCCAATATTCCGAAAAGAACATAATAAATCTGGCTGTAGCCGGCCACGGCGGCGCAGGCAAGACCACCTTGAGCGAGGCTATGCTGTACCTCTCCGGCGCCTCTGACCGCCGGGGCAAGGTGGGCGACGGCAACACCGTCTGCGACTATGACCCCGAGGAGATACGCCGCAAGGCCTCTATCGCCGCCGCCGTGGCGCCCTTAGAGTGGAGGGGTAAGAAGATAAACCTTTTGGACGCCCCGGGCTTTTTCGACTTCGAGGGCGGTATGTGCGAGGCCATGCGCGCGGCGGATACGGCCCTTATTGTGGTCTCCGGCAAGGACGGCCCCTCTGTGGGCACGGAAAAGGCCGTGGCCGCCGCGGAGAAGCGGGGGCTTTCAAAGATATTCTTCGTCAACGGCCTGTGCGACGAGAGCGCGCGCTTTTACCGGGTCTTTGAGGATTTGAAGGCCCAGTTCGGCCCCTCTGTCTGCCCCGTTGTGGTGCCCTTTATCGAGGGGGACCAGGCCAATATTTACGTGAACCTTCTGGAGTACCGGGCCTACGACTACTCCGGCGGCAAGCCCGTGCAGGTGGCCATACCCGACATGGGCGACAGGCTGGAGGGCCTGCGCACCGCCATATATGAGGCCGTGGCCGAGACCGACGACGCGCTGTTTGAAAAGTATTTTGCCGGAGAGGAGTTCACCCCCGAGGAGGTCATCGTGGGCGTAAGCAAGGGCGTTAAGTCCGGCACCATCACCCCGGTGTTCTGCGGCGACGCCATACTCATGCGTGGCATGGAGCAGTTCCTGGACGGCCTTACCTGGCTGGCGCCCTCTGCGGCGGACCACGCCGGGGAGATAGGCATGGATCCCGACGGCAACCCGGTGGAGCTCACCGTCAGCAGCGACGGCGCGGCTGCTGCCATCGTCTTCAAGACCGTGGCGGACCCCTTTATCGGCAAGCTGTCCTATATCAAGGTCATTGCCGGAAAGATCTCCACCGAGACCCAGCTTATAAATATGCGCACCGGCGCCTCCGAGCGGGTGGGCAAGACCGTTATGCTCACCGGCAAGAAGCAGGAGGACGTGAAATATATTGGCGCGGGCGACATCGGCGCCCTACCCAAGCTCAGCACCACCAACACCGGCGACACCCTCTGCGCCCCCGCCAGGAAGGTGACACTGGACGGCGTGAACTATCCCGGCGCGGCCCTGTCCATGGCTATAGTGCCCAAGAAGAAGGGCGAGGAGGACAAGGTGGCCCAGGGTATGCTCAGGCTCTCCGAGGAGGACCCCACCCTGCACTTCTCCACCAACAACGAGACCCACGAGCTTATCATCAGCGGCCTTGGGGAGCAGCACCTGGAGGTGGCCGTAACAAAGCTTAAAACCAAGTTCGGCGTTGAGGTCACTTTGAAGGACCCCAAGGTGCCCTATAGAGAGACCATCCGCAAGACCGTCCAGGTCCAGGGCCGGCACAAGAAGCAGACCGGCGGCCACGGTCAGTTCGGCGACGTGTGGATAGAGTTCTCCCCCTGCGACAGCGACGGCCTGGAGTTCAGCGAGCGGGTCGTGGGCGGCTCGGTGCCAAAGGGCTTCTTCCCGGCGGTGGAGAAGGGACTTCGCGAGTGCATCGTGAAGGGCCCCCTGGCCGGTTACCCCGTTGTGGGCCTGTCCGCCGTGCTGTACGACGGCTCCTATCACCCGGTGGATTCCAGCGAGATGGCCTTTAAGACCGCCGCCTCTATCGCCTACAGGGACGGCCTGCCCAAGGCGAACCCGGTACTGCTGGAGCCCATCGGCCATCTGAAGGCCACGGTGCCCGACGGCAACATGGGCGATGTGATGGGCGAGGTGAACAAGCGCAGGGGCCGGGTGCTGGGCATGGAGCCCGCCGGCGCGGGCCGCCAGACCGTGGACGCCGAGGTGCCCATGGCCGAGATGCACGACTTTAGCACCTTCATGCGCCAGAGCACCCAGGGCCGCGGCAGCTTCACCTTCGAGTTCGAGCGCTACGAGGAGGCCCCGGCCATGGTGGCCCAGAAGGTCATCGAGCAGGCCAAGGCCGAGGCCGGCGAGGGCTGA